A window of the Thermodesulfobacteriota bacterium genome harbors these coding sequences:
- a CDS encoding YdjY domain-containing protein: MNDGRCWWIRVAVWAGALWGLGGGWLPAMAAGPPAAPPPPPAARPAQPSQAGPPAPLVRLITPGRFDVGGCQLDKAAGEVSFPAKVNMDKGLLEYVVVAAGGKVHESLLRTEVEPFALQMALLLAGLEGTLSPLPAQGASELPSGDPVRLTVRWDAGGSPRTVPVEDWLLRRQVPASPLPWVFTGSVIDRGVFMAQTERSLVAIYHDPLALIDHRAEDGASDEIWFVNDQAVPPAGTPVTVTIRRAPASPLP, translated from the coding sequence ATGAACGATGGCCGGTGCTGGTGGATCCGGGTGGCGGTGTGGGCTGGTGCTCTGTGGGGACTGGGCGGCGGTTGGCTACCGGCCATGGCGGCGGGACCGCCAGCAGCGCCGCCCCCGCCGCCGGCCGCTCGCCCGGCCCAGCCGTCTCAGGCCGGCCCGCCGGCTCCCCTGGTCCGCCTCATCACGCCCGGTCGCTTCGATGTCGGCGGCTGCCAGTTGGACAAGGCGGCCGGCGAGGTGTCCTTCCCGGCGAAGGTCAACATGGACAAGGGGCTTCTGGAATACGTGGTGGTGGCCGCTGGCGGCAAGGTGCACGAGAGCCTGCTCCGCACCGAGGTGGAGCCCTTTGCCCTGCAGATGGCCCTGCTCCTGGCCGGCCTGGAGGGGACGCTTTCGCCCCTGCCCGCCCAGGGGGCCAGCGAGCTGCCCAGCGGCGATCCGGTTCGCCTGACGGTGCGCTGGGATGCCGGCGGCAGCCCCCGCACGGTGCCGGTGGAGGACTGGCTGCTGCGGCGGCAGGTGCCGGCAAGCCCGCTGCCTTGGGTGTTCACCGGCTCCGTCATCGACCGGGGGGTGTTTATGGCCCAGACCGAGCGCTCCCTGGTGGCCATCTACCACGATCCCCTGGCCCTCATCGATCACCGGGCTGAAGATGGCGCCAGTGACGAGATCTGGTTTGTCAACGACCAGGCGGTGCCGCCGGCCGGCACCCCGGTGACGGT